Proteins from one Pseudobdellovibrionaceae bacterium genomic window:
- a CDS encoding FAD-dependent monooxygenase, which yields MKVLIQGAGIAGLSLAAELRLLGIEHRIVERATELKPIGAGITLSVNALGCLAKFLDLDDLRLRGVSLERMYLSDAGGVVLSEVPARLTKDQSPGLALKRGELHAALARAIHPTSLRLGTSIAKIERRTAFLSNGEDFSFDLLVGADGIRSEVRTRFLKSTTPLRYSGYTCWRGLVHHLPVPSQVTEAWGAGCRLGTVPVSANETYVYATLNAQAGEGRGLRAEDILPHFHDFVDRDYLRAIFEEGHIIQSDIEELPAPIWGEDTIVLIGDAAHAMTPNLGQGAAMGIEDAAFLARTLAMGHTDFAQALREERGPRVRWVANQSRRIGRAGQLRHPFVRWSRDRLLRLTPASVMEGNLRRMLTTS from the coding sequence ATGAAAGTATTGATTCAAGGGGCCGGCATCGCGGGCCTTAGCCTAGCGGCCGAGCTCCGTCTTCTTGGTATCGAACACCGAATCGTGGAGCGCGCGACTGAATTAAAACCCATCGGCGCGGGAATCACGTTAAGCGTGAATGCCCTGGGATGTCTGGCCAAATTTCTCGACTTGGATGATCTGCGTCTTCGTGGGGTCAGTCTAGAACGAATGTACCTAAGCGATGCGGGCGGTGTCGTGCTCAGTGAAGTGCCCGCGCGCCTGACCAAGGATCAATCACCGGGCCTCGCGTTGAAGCGAGGGGAGCTGCACGCCGCGCTCGCTCGCGCGATCCATCCCACTTCTCTGCGGTTGGGAACTTCCATCGCAAAAATCGAAAGACGAACAGCCTTTCTTTCCAATGGTGAAGATTTCTCGTTCGACCTCTTGGTCGGCGCCGACGGCATCCGCTCGGAAGTGCGAACGCGCTTTTTGAAGTCCACGACACCGCTCCGCTATTCCGGATACACCTGCTGGCGTGGACTCGTACACCATCTTCCCGTCCCGTCCCAAGTCACCGAAGCCTGGGGCGCCGGTTGTCGCCTAGGGACCGTGCCTGTATCGGCGAACGAAACCTACGTGTACGCCACCCTCAACGCGCAGGCCGGCGAGGGCCGCGGCCTGCGCGCAGAGGATATCCTTCCGCACTTCCACGATTTCGTCGACCGGGACTACCTTCGCGCTATCTTCGAGGAAGGTCACATCATACAAAGCGACATCGAAGAACTCCCCGCCCCTATCTGGGGCGAAGACACGATCGTCTTAATCGGCGATGCCGCCCACGCCATGACGCCAAATCTGGGACAAGGCGCCGCCATGGGAATTGAAGACGCCGCGTTTCTGGCCCGTACTTTGGCAATGGGACACACTGATTTCGCCCAGGCTTTACGAGAAGAGCGAGGACCGCGCGTTCGCTGGGTCGCGAATCAATCACGCCGCATCGGTCGCGCGGGTCAACTACGCCATCCCTTCGTGCGCTGGTCACGGGACAGGCTACTTCGTCTGACTCCGGCCTCGGTTATGGAAGGCAATCTGCGGCGGATGCTCACGACCTCCTAA
- a CDS encoding TetR/AcrR family transcriptional regulator → MVELLLKSTTRILVKDGLTGFNTNKLARVAGVSVGSVYQYFPNKDSLLSALIEAKVAADVEFFIEWMKDAEGWSVERRFEELLLAGIELHRRDHKLMKVIFAQLGSSGQLGLVERTHDRLFDMIRAMIREKRSLGEADLNERTYVVGQLVLAIWHSQVEKDWMKLDARSVARRALSMIQVCIQDGGRS, encoded by the coding sequence ATGGTCGAGCTTCTGCTAAAATCGACGACTCGCATTTTAGTGAAGGACGGGCTGACCGGATTCAATACGAACAAGCTCGCGCGGGTTGCGGGAGTTTCGGTCGGTTCGGTTTACCAATACTTTCCGAATAAGGACTCGCTGCTTTCAGCTTTGATTGAGGCGAAAGTTGCCGCCGACGTCGAATTTTTCATAGAGTGGATGAAGGACGCGGAGGGTTGGAGTGTGGAGCGTCGCTTTGAAGAGCTTCTTCTAGCCGGAATCGAATTGCATCGCCGCGATCACAAGCTGATGAAGGTGATCTTCGCGCAGCTCGGAAGTTCGGGACAATTGGGCTTGGTTGAGCGCACGCATGACCGTCTTTTCGATATGATTCGCGCCATGATCCGAGAAAAGCGAAGCCTCGGCGAGGCCGATTTGAACGAACGCACTTACGTCGTCGGGCAACTGGTTCTTGCCATTTGGCATTCGCAGGTCGAAAAAGATTGGATGAAACTCGACGCGCGTTCGGTGGCGCGCCGAGCGTTAAGTATGATTCAGGTCTGCATTCAAGACGGGGGACGGTCGTGA
- a CDS encoding Pr6Pr family membrane protein, translating into MNKEKTLALIGAVFGGFAVVAQYYLILENRVVDPFETTVRFFSFFTILTNALVALFFTFQLVKTDSWLGRQFARPGVSTALTVYIFVVGAVYFFLLRHLWTPTGLQRVVDEILHSVMPVLMLVYWFGFEAKRPVRWTKIPSWLLFPTGYLIYVLVRGSYAEWYPYPFVDAAKLSPAQLGGNIFGLVGLFAVLAFLFVGIGKIMARRRSPGEFFYMILKAPRAQVFRALTDAQAIARWRVPEGMRSEIHEFEARPGGRFRISLIYEQKDLAGKSSEHADTYHGRFQEWLENEKIVEVSEFESEDPGFKGEMVMTYRLRAIPEGTELTATHAGLPRGIKPEDNEAGWTMSLAKLKAFVERS; encoded by the coding sequence GTGAACAAAGAGAAAACGCTGGCGCTGATCGGGGCCGTGTTCGGTGGTTTCGCCGTTGTCGCGCAGTACTATCTGATCTTGGAGAATCGGGTCGTCGATCCCTTCGAAACGACCGTCCGCTTTTTCAGCTTCTTCACGATTCTGACGAACGCGCTGGTGGCGTTGTTCTTCACTTTCCAGCTCGTCAAAACCGATTCGTGGTTGGGGCGTCAGTTCGCCCGTCCGGGAGTTTCGACCGCATTGACGGTCTACATTTTCGTGGTGGGGGCGGTTTACTTCTTTCTGTTACGTCATCTCTGGACGCCGACGGGTTTACAAAGGGTCGTCGATGAAATTCTGCATTCCGTGATGCCCGTGTTGATGCTCGTTTATTGGTTCGGGTTCGAGGCGAAACGTCCCGTGCGCTGGACGAAAATTCCCTCGTGGCTGCTTTTTCCGACGGGTTACCTGATTTACGTTCTGGTGCGGGGCTCGTATGCCGAGTGGTATCCTTACCCCTTCGTGGACGCGGCGAAATTAAGTCCCGCACAGTTGGGCGGAAATATCTTCGGGTTGGTGGGACTTTTTGCGGTGTTGGCTTTCTTGTTCGTCGGGATCGGGAAAATCATGGCGCGTCGGCGCTCGCCCGGTGAGTTTTTCTATATGATATTGAAAGCGCCGCGCGCGCAGGTGTTTCGGGCCTTGACGGACGCGCAGGCGATTGCGCGCTGGCGCGTTCCCGAGGGCATGCGGTCCGAGATCCATGAATTCGAAGCGCGACCGGGCGGTCGTTTTCGCATTTCGCTGATCTACGAGCAAAAAGATCTGGCCGGTAAAAGCTCTGAACACGCGGATACTTATCACGGGCGTTTTCAGGAGTGGCTCGAGAACGAAAAAATCGTCGAGGTCAGTGAATTCGAGTCCGAAGATCCCGGCTTCAAGGGCGAGATGGTCATGACCTATCGTTTGCGTGCGATTCCGGAAGGCACCGAGCTGACCGCCACCCACGCGGGGCTTCCGCGCGGGATCAAACCCGAGGACAACGAAGCCGGTTGGACGATGTCGTTGGCTAAACTGAAAGCTTTCGTTGAGCGGTCCTGA
- a CDS encoding cation:proton antiporter, which produces MLAQILIIVVASRLAGRLMRVFGQPAVVGEMIAGIVLGHSVFGLVWPAGFQVVFPAASMPNLYVLAQLGLILFMFVVGMDLRIEHLKSRAKTAVVISHVSIVAPFLLGVGAPSLRKRAFCDGQHRIGQPYGRRERERRRRANLQGHAFDGVHHHAFRGERRDRRR; this is translated from the coding sequence TTGCTCGCGCAAATTCTGATCATCGTGGTCGCGTCTCGACTGGCCGGGCGGCTGATGCGCGTCTTCGGGCAACCGGCGGTCGTGGGAGAGATGATCGCGGGCATTGTCCTCGGTCACTCCGTTTTTGGCCTTGTCTGGCCGGCGGGTTTTCAGGTGGTCTTTCCGGCGGCGTCGATGCCGAATCTATACGTTCTGGCGCAGCTGGGGCTTATTTTGTTCATGTTCGTGGTCGGGATGGATTTGCGGATCGAGCACTTGAAATCTCGGGCGAAGACGGCGGTCGTGATTTCCCACGTGAGCATCGTGGCGCCGTTTCTTCTGGGTGTGGGCGCGCCGTCACTTCGAAAGCGAGCTTTTTGTGACGGGCAACATCGGATCGGCCAGCCGTACGGACGAAGAGAGCGAGAGCGGAGACGGCGGGCAAACCTGCAAGGTCATGCGTTCGATGGCGTTCACCATCACGCGTTCCGCGGCGAGCGCCGCGACCGTCGTCGTTGA
- a CDS encoding GyrI-like domain-containing protein gives MGTFANFDRVLRPATHVIFIEGRGDFPQTAGALWPAFWNHFPAIGREAVTQTLGLSGMEPGKSGDEAKIYQAGVVLKSPMQLPPGFRERTIPEGQYASFLLRGTYAKIGTAFADAFQLLADRRVRLRPEFCIEHYLNSPAQVPEDKLLTEILLPIEMQ, from the coding sequence ATGGGCACGTTCGCGAATTTTGATCGAGTCTTGCGTCCCGCAACTCATGTGATTTTCATCGAAGGGCGCGGCGACTTTCCGCAGACGGCCGGAGCGTTGTGGCCCGCCTTCTGGAACCACTTTCCCGCCATCGGTCGCGAGGCCGTGACCCAAACATTGGGCCTGAGCGGAATGGAGCCCGGAAAATCCGGCGACGAAGCCAAAATCTATCAAGCGGGCGTCGTTCTGAAATCGCCGATGCAACTGCCGCCGGGCTTTCGCGAACGCACCATCCCCGAAGGACAATACGCCAGCTTTCTGCTGCGCGGAACCTACGCGAAGATCGGCACCGCGTTCGCGGATGCGTTTCAACTTTTAGCGGATCGACGGGTACGGCTGCGCCCCGAGTTTTGCATTGAGCACTACCTCAACAGTCCCGCGCAAGTTCCCGAGGACAAGCTGCTGACGGAGATTCTTTTGCCGATCGAGATGCAATAA
- a CDS encoding FBP domain-containing protein produces the protein MERFPSSTALQDHSFQLASAEEVLECFREKERRKVLLPRLMPFPVIADYYYAWSEASGVYLYLIFRRPDWKKPRGVVFKRMHAMAEGQTGRMCDWCHAYGGSDKVGMMTTALDAQRSAGLVLCLDLACFDKLETISNQSKKPIEKLAGGLLERMGAFVTSARHDEE, from the coding sequence ATGGAAAGATTCCCGTCATCGACCGCGCTTCAGGATCACTCTTTCCAACTCGCTTCGGCGGAAGAGGTCTTGGAGTGTTTTCGCGAGAAGGAACGACGCAAGGTTCTGTTACCACGCCTGATGCCTTTTCCGGTCATCGCGGATTATTACTACGCCTGGAGCGAGGCTTCGGGCGTGTATCTGTATCTGATTTTCCGCCGACCCGATTGGAAAAAACCGCGTGGGGTCGTTTTCAAACGGATGCACGCGATGGCGGAAGGGCAGACGGGACGGATGTGCGATTGGTGTCACGCGTATGGCGGGAGCGACAAGGTCGGCATGATGACGACGGCTCTGGACGCCCAACGTTCGGCGGGTTTGGTTCTGTGTTTGGATCTGGCCTGCTTCGACAAATTGGAAACGATTTCGAATCAATCCAAAAAGCCCATCGAGAAGCTCGCGGGTGGTCTTTTGGAACGGATGGGCGCGTTCGTGACGAGCGCTCGTCACGACGAGGAATAG
- a CDS encoding DUF3617 family protein produces MKTVIFLGSLIVANFAFAHAIQPGMWRAENSVKLNGVPLPGSENEECISKSKARDLRATITKDLKDKGCELTRWKVKSKKLDAALRCKNDDIDANGNLVGAVTDKMYDLKGEANGKWKAIPATVAVHMKGNWVSDCPR; encoded by the coding sequence ATGAAGACGGTTATCTTTTTGGGCTCGTTGATCGTGGCGAATTTCGCTTTCGCGCACGCCATTCAACCCGGAATGTGGCGCGCCGAGAACAGCGTGAAGTTGAATGGGGTACCGCTCCCGGGCTCTGAAAACGAAGAATGCATTTCGAAGTCGAAGGCCCGCGATTTGCGCGCCACGATCACGAAAGATCTGAAAGACAAGGGTTGCGAACTCACGCGTTGGAAGGTGAAGAGCAAAAAACTCGACGCCGCTCTTCGCTGTAAAAACGACGATATCGACGCCAACGGAAATCTGGTCGGCGCGGTCACCGACAAAATGTACGATCTGAAGGGCGAGGCCAACGGCAAATGGAAAGCCATTCCCGCGACGGTCGCCGTGCACATGAAGGGAAATTGGGTCAGCGATTGCCCACGCTGA
- a CDS encoding DUF2945 domain-containing protein has product MKAKPKLRPGSSVCWNWRDLVVTGTVKRVYHERVELELRGTRYVRNGTPERPAYLITSAAGNDVLKLASEVRRAK; this is encoded by the coding sequence ATGAAAGCGAAACCCAAATTACGTCCCGGTAGCTCCGTTTGCTGGAACTGGCGCGACCTTGTCGTCACCGGGACCGTGAAACGCGTTTACCACGAGCGCGTCGAGCTGGAATTACGTGGCACGCGTTATGTCCGCAATGGCACGCCGGAGCGACCCGCGTATCTAATCACTTCGGCCGCCGGGAATGACGTCTTGAAACTCGCCAGCGAGGTGCGTCGCGCGAAATAG
- a CDS encoding BON domain-containing protein translates to MANIRYDRFYQYNPYNPEYPTSPFYHGAEDGYGRNEPVTRYSDEGHISYADRAGSRPYQPNFSADYGRDDFRAMSMPEGGIYGETIRGSHAGKGPKGWSRSDERIRDQVCDTLEMDAYIDASEIEVEVKEGIVTLSGKVDHRSTKRRAADRIENLPGVRDVDNNLTIDQSFFQQAKEMLTGEPEARATHRGQGPKSARH, encoded by the coding sequence ATGGCCAACATCCGCTACGATCGCTTTTATCAATACAATCCCTACAACCCCGAATACCCGACGTCCCCCTTTTATCACGGTGCGGAAGATGGATACGGTCGCAATGAGCCGGTCACGCGTTACTCGGATGAAGGCCATATCTCCTACGCGGATCGCGCGGGCAGCCGTCCCTATCAACCGAACTTCAGCGCGGATTACGGACGTGACGACTTCCGGGCGATGAGCATGCCGGAAGGCGGAATCTACGGCGAAACGATTCGCGGATCGCATGCGGGCAAAGGCCCGAAAGGCTGGAGCCGTTCGGACGAACGCATTCGGGATCAAGTTTGCGACACTCTCGAGATGGATGCCTACATCGACGCGAGCGAAATTGAGGTCGAAGTGAAAGAAGGCATCGTCACGTTGAGCGGAAAGGTCGATCATCGCTCAACCAAACGCCGTGCCGCCGACCGAATTGAAAATCTACCCGGAGTGCGGGACGTCGACAACAATCTGACCATCGATCAAAGCTTCTTCCAGCAAGCCAAAGAAATGCTGACGGGCGAGCCCGAGGCGCGCGCGACTCACCGAGGTCAAGGACCCAAATCGGCCCGTCACTAG
- a CDS encoding BON domain-containing protein has translation MARRSYPQSVPPPYADAGEYTRTTPPENSRPYQGDLLGSYGEERFGARSSAKTTDRMVDPWGMRPGAQPQRMNYRGRGPKGWKRTDESIRDRVCDLLDASPDVDAREIDVSVKDGEVTLKGHVENREAKRRAEDIVGDLPGVTDVHNRLLIDHRLFEATVSPS, from the coding sequence ATGGCACGTCGAAGTTATCCCCAAAGTGTTCCACCACCTTATGCGGACGCCGGCGAGTACACGCGTACGACTCCGCCCGAGAACAGTCGACCTTACCAAGGAGATTTGCTGGGCTCTTACGGCGAAGAACGCTTCGGTGCGCGTTCGTCCGCGAAGACGACGGACCGCATGGTCGATCCTTGGGGAATGCGGCCGGGGGCGCAGCCCCAGCGGATGAACTATCGTGGTCGTGGCCCGAAAGGTTGGAAACGCACGGATGAAAGCATACGAGACCGGGTTTGCGATCTTTTGGACGCAAGCCCGGACGTCGACGCTCGCGAGATCGACGTCAGCGTGAAAGACGGTGAGGTCACGCTGAAAGGTCATGTCGAAAACCGCGAAGCGAAGCGCCGCGCAGAGGACATCGTGGGCGATCTTCCGGGCGTCACCGATGTCCACAATCGGCTGCTGATCGACCATCGTCTTTTCGAAGCAACGGTTTCGCCTTCATAA
- a CDS encoding FMN-binding negative transcriptional regulator yields the protein MTMYSPPFYREERLDVIHRLIDETPFAMLIADHDGSISHLPLLREGNELLGHMARANPQWRGLREKPGCRAIFQGPHAYISPAWYQPQADNVPTWNYAAAHARARFTIDEDPVSAYVAMERMVNHFEAKYRTGWVLPRGEAAIEKLMKGIVVFRLREATYDAKLKLGQKLDPADRQRVIDELDQRGCEMRDVARWMNDNPLTDR from the coding sequence ATGACCATGTATTCACCGCCGTTTTATCGGGAAGAGCGTTTGGACGTGATCCATCGTTTGATCGATGAAACTCCGTTTGCCATGTTGATCGCCGACCACGATGGATCGATCAGTCATTTGCCGCTCTTGCGCGAGGGTAACGAACTTCTGGGTCACATGGCGCGCGCGAATCCGCAATGGCGAGGCCTGCGCGAGAAGCCCGGCTGTCGTGCGATTTTCCAGGGGCCCCATGCCTACATCTCGCCGGCCTGGTATCAACCGCAAGCCGACAATGTTCCGACCTGGAACTATGCGGCCGCGCACGCTCGCGCACGGTTTACGATCGACGAAGACCCGGTGTCGGCGTATGTGGCGATGGAGCGGATGGTGAATCACTTCGAAGCCAAATACCGGACGGGGTGGGTACTTCCCCGCGGTGAAGCCGCGATTGAAAAGCTGATGAAAGGCATTGTGGTCTTTCGCTTGAGGGAAGCGACGTATGACGCCAAGCTGAAGCTCGGCCAAAAACTCGATCCTGCGGATCGTCAGCGTGTGATCGACGAGCTCGATCAACGCGGGTGTGAAATGCGGGATGTCGCGCGTTGGATGAATGACAACCCACTGACGGATCGCTAG
- a CDS encoding DUF4097 family beta strand repeat protein — protein MKVMILLVAFFLSGGAFAAAETKEFDGNGLQNLKIKNSSGDVRITLSTDQKAIVIADKVKFDKDCKLEMKRFGDDLLISVEGDSWIGSWFGGKDCKVNFEIKVPSKIAASIKNGSGDVELIGTQGAVDISVGSGNVAINADSKDVNVKTGSGSVQAKGLSGNAFVKTGSGDITLAYAVAPTKAEVDVKTGSGDATLTVPAATKLLSDFKAGSGRLVNEVGDTANADFKVSMRAGSGDLTIKKAE, from the coding sequence ATGAAAGTCATGATTCTGCTCGTCGCTTTTTTCCTAAGTGGTGGCGCCTTTGCGGCTGCCGAGACCAAAGAGTTCGACGGCAATGGACTGCAAAATTTGAAAATCAAAAACTCCAGCGGCGACGTCCGCATCACCTTATCGACCGATCAAAAAGCGATCGTGATCGCCGATAAAGTGAAATTCGACAAAGACTGCAAACTCGAGATGAAACGTTTCGGTGACGATCTGTTGATCTCGGTCGAGGGCGATTCGTGGATCGGCTCGTGGTTCGGCGGGAAGGACTGCAAAGTGAATTTCGAAATCAAAGTCCCGTCCAAAATTGCGGCGAGTATTAAAAACGGGTCGGGCGATGTTGAACTGATCGGTACGCAGGGTGCCGTGGACATCTCGGTGGGCAGCGGGAATGTGGCCATCAACGCGGATTCGAAGGACGTGAACGTGAAAACCGGTAGCGGATCGGTGCAGGCGAAAGGTCTATCCGGAAACGCCTTCGTCAAGACGGGCTCGGGCGACATCACGTTGGCCTACGCGGTCGCTCCCACAAAAGCCGAGGTCGATGTTAAAACGGGAAGCGGCGACGCGACCTTGACCGTTCCCGCGGCCACGAAGCTGCTCTCTGATTTCAAAGCGGGCTCGGGCCGACTCGTCAACGAAGTCGGGGATACCGCGAACGCCGATTTCAAGGTTTCCATGCGCGCCGGTAGCGGCGACTTGACGATCAAAAAAGCGGAGTAG
- a CDS encoding STAS/SEC14 domain-containing protein, producing the protein MILYHEDAERKYIEIKVSGHVTKEDFAEAVEKIKPRMMHWRNIRILEIVENLEGVDGEALIQDLRFAMKNLGLFKHFEKCAVVADEKWLRALSRAADPLLRAEVRAFRPDQLAEAREWLLAGDSPVALH; encoded by the coding sequence ATGATCCTGTATCATGAAGACGCGGAACGTAAATATATCGAAATCAAAGTTTCCGGCCACGTCACCAAAGAGGACTTCGCGGAAGCGGTCGAGAAAATCAAACCGCGTATGATGCACTGGAGAAACATCCGCATCCTGGAAATCGTCGAAAATCTCGAAGGGGTCGATGGCGAAGCGCTCATTCAAGATCTACGTTTCGCGATGAAAAATCTGGGGCTCTTCAAACATTTTGAAAAGTGCGCGGTCGTGGCGGACGAGAAGTGGCTCCGGGCGCTCAGTCGTGCGGCCGACCCACTTCTACGCGCGGAAGTACGCGCCTTCCGCCCCGACCAACTTGCCGAGGCGCGCGAGTGGCTTTTGGCCGGTGATTCGCCCGTCGCCCTCCACTAG